A DNA window from Methanocorpusculum sp. contains the following coding sequences:
- a CDS encoding HEAT repeat domain-containing protein yields MDSAEVFARLSAEDLNQRHEAVSELAALGKSDPDTIIPAIIAALKTGTMNHRWYLGRALIRIGPSVMPFLVAASKEETEMATQKYYGAVFAAFGEEAVPTLIGLFSSNNPTTRGMAAAALEKIGEPSLPSLMEAAKSSDGTVKLCAALTLAKFQIYDY; encoded by the coding sequence ATGGATTCTGCAGAAGTATTCGCCCGGCTCTCTGCTGAAGATCTGAATCAGCGTCACGAGGCCGTTTCGGAATTGGCGGCTCTTGGAAAAAGTGATCCGGACACGATCATCCCAGCAATCATTGCGGCACTAAAGACCGGAACGATGAATCACCGCTGGTATCTCGGTCGTGCGCTGATCCGGATCGGCCCCTCAGTGATGCCCTTCCTCGTCGCTGCGTCGAAAGAGGAGACGGAAATGGCGACCCAGAAGTATTACGGCGCCGTCTTTGCCGCTTTCGGCGAAGAGGCCGTCCCGACGCTTATTGGTTTGTTCTCTTCGAATAACCCGACCACCCGCGGCATGGCGGCCGCCGCCCTTGAAAAGATCGGCGAGCCTTCGCTCCCATCTCTCATGGAAGCTGCCAAAAGTTCCGACGGCACCGTTAAACTCTGTGCCGCCCTGACGCTTGCAAAATTCCAGATCTATGATTACTGA
- a CDS encoding mechanosensitive ion channel family protein, translating into MADNTTEILVGNSFLDTTFFGAITYGNLLAAVIILVATYVIAKVISVVVMRVLAGKVEINNSTFLAKLVRWGTYFVGIVAASPFLHIDFSGLMVAGGIVAIAIGFASQNTLSNFVAGVLLMFERPVGIGDNISVNGIEGYVEDIGLLSTTIRTYEGIYVRIPNASMFSSDITNYVAHIARRFDYNIGIRYTDDADKAIKVIKEVIEKHPYALKNPGPSVYVDELGNNSINLKVRIWCPSGFWWDVRTDMLWKLFQALRKAGIDIPFPQLTLWYGEDAPKPAKVAKGTGFSAQEVLGKSEASPENAIKVIK; encoded by the coding sequence ATGGCAGACAACACCACCGAGATCCTTGTCGGCAATTCATTCCTTGATACCACCTTCTTTGGTGCGATCACCTATGGAAATCTTCTCGCTGCGGTCATCATCCTTGTCGCGACATATGTTATAGCGAAAGTTATTTCGGTTGTTGTTATGCGGGTCCTTGCCGGCAAAGTTGAGATCAACAACAGCACGTTTCTGGCAAAGCTCGTTCGATGGGGAACGTATTTTGTCGGTATCGTTGCGGCAAGTCCGTTCCTGCATATAGACTTCTCCGGTTTGATGGTCGCCGGAGGTATCGTCGCCATCGCAATAGGTTTTGCTTCCCAAAACACGCTCTCCAACTTTGTTGCCGGCGTTCTGCTGATGTTCGAGCGGCCGGTGGGTATCGGGGACAATATCAGTGTGAACGGGATCGAAGGCTATGTTGAAGACATCGGTCTTCTTTCCACGACGATCCGTACCTACGAAGGGATCTACGTTCGCATCCCGAATGCGTCGATGTTCTCCTCTGATATCACGAACTATGTGGCCCACATAGCACGAAGGTTCGATTACAATATCGGGATCAGATACACGGATGATGCGGATAAAGCCATCAAAGTCATCAAAGAGGTTATCGAGAAGCATCCGTATGCTCTGAAAAATCCGGGACCCTCAGTGTACGTGGACGAACTCGGAAACAACAGTATAAATCTTAAGGTCCGTATCTGGTGTCCGTCAGGATTCTGGTGGGATGTGAGGACCGATATGCTGTGGAAATTGTTCCAGGCTCTCCGGAAAGCCGGCATCGACATTCCGTTCCCGCAGTTGACCCTCTGGTACGGCGAGGATGCGCCAAAACCCGCTAAGGTGGCAAAGGGTACCGGCTTCTCAGCGCAGGAAGTTCTTGGAAAAAGCGAGGCATCCCCGGAAAACGCAATCAAGGTGATCAAATAA
- a CDS encoding DUF432 domain-containing protein yields the protein MALKILHSSGRKKGNETVTYEHGNETDIVQFGYGKFPIDYAVNFEGLTLSFDLQNGMYHYNRALGDWKTEINVCANGAKVLIHPVEPLNLPDNLTDFMEIKFDPIRVEPSGKCVVFVTMPIEIGVFLESKEGPADILDIVSYVYPKYSLYGGANRGVITRFNESKVYYYPPSMKNYETGLLKLEIENRSDEWATVGRVVIFQKGLYLYFDENFVAASAEMKIISPDVAVVTGIDSPIRPEMTPSNRLFKNRKLTPFFNVTGMLNDTSFTMDMGLI from the coding sequence ATGGCATTGAAAATACTTCATTCCAGTGGTCGAAAGAAAGGAAACGAGACCGTTACCTACGAACACGGAAACGAGACCGATATAGTGCAGTTTGGGTACGGCAAATTCCCGATCGACTACGCGGTCAACTTCGAAGGTCTCACGCTTTCCTTTGACCTCCAAAACGGGATGTATCATTATAACCGGGCGCTTGGAGACTGGAAAACCGAGATCAATGTCTGCGCGAACGGCGCAAAAGTGCTCATCCATCCGGTCGAACCGCTCAACCTTCCCGACAACCTCACCGACTTCATGGAGATCAAATTCGATCCGATCAGGGTCGAGCCGTCAGGAAAATGCGTCGTCTTTGTGACGATGCCGATCGAGATCGGTGTTTTTCTTGAGTCGAAAGAAGGTCCGGCAGATATCCTCGATATCGTCTCCTATGTATACCCCAAATACTCCCTCTACGGCGGGGCGAACCGCGGAGTCATCACCCGATTCAATGAAAGCAAGGTGTATTATTATCCGCCGTCAATGAAAAATTACGAGACGGGTCTCCTGAAACTTGAGATCGAAAACAGATCGGATGAATGGGCGACCGTTGGGAGAGTCGTCATTTTCCAGAAAGGTCTCTACCTCTACTTTGATGAAAATTTCGTTGCCGCTTCAGCCGAAATGAAGATCATCAGTCCGGATGTGGCAGTTGTGACTGGGATCGATTCCCCCATCCGTCCGGAAATGACCCCGTCAAACCGGCTCTTTAAAAACCGCAAACTCACACCATTTTTTAATGTGACCGGTATGCTCAACGATACGTCCTTTACTATGGATATGGGGCTGATCTGA